A section of the Candidatus Dormiibacterota bacterium genome encodes:
- a CDS encoding nitrile hydratase accessory protein codes for MTSAALPVELSGPAAPPRSNGELAFAEPWESRAFGLALALHGAGAFTWKEFSAELAGSIARWERSHPPGEEYPYYRCWLEALESLLEDRGIVDRAATLDRAVRLGERPAGHDHAGHDHGHPHSH; via the coding sequence ATGACCTCCGCGGCGCTCCCCGTGGAGCTCAGCGGACCGGCGGCGCCACCGCGGAGCAACGGCGAGCTCGCCTTCGCCGAGCCGTGGGAGAGCCGCGCGTTCGGGCTCGCCCTCGCCCTCCACGGCGCCGGCGCCTTCACCTGGAAGGAGTTCTCGGCCGAGCTCGCCGGCAGCATCGCTCGGTGGGAGCGCTCCCATCCCCCGGGCGAGGAGTACCCGTACTACCGCTGCTGGCTGGAGGCGCTCGAGTCGCTCCTCGAGGACCGCGGCATCGTCGACCGGGCGGCGACCCTGGACCGCGCCGTCCGCCTGGGCGAGCGCCCGGCGGGGCACGATCACGCCGGCCACGACCACGGGCATCCCCACAGCCACTGA